From Anaerolineae bacterium, a single genomic window includes:
- a CDS encoding DsrE/DsrF/DrsH-like family protein, whose translation MSGHEHEHEAKKASIVVFSGDMDKVMAAFIIATTAAASGIDTTMFFTFWGLQAIKKKGATGKTFFQRMLSLFLKDINGIGPSKLNMGGIGRWMFKQMMKQHNVTPLPELRKMAVDMGVKLLACQMSMEVMGIRREDLIDEVSDVVGAATFIAEANKSHITLFI comes from the coding sequence ATGAGCGGGCATGAGCATGAGCACGAGGCGAAAAAGGCCTCCATTGTTGTTTTCAGCGGGGACATGGATAAGGTAATGGCGGCTTTCATCATTGCCACCACGGCCGCTGCCAGCGGAATTGACACCACCATGTTCTTCACCTTCTGGGGCCTTCAGGCTATCAAGAAGAAAGGGGCCACAGGCAAGACCTTTTTCCAGCGGATGCTGAGCCTTTTCCTCAAGGATATAAACGGCATCGGCCCCAGCAAGCTCAATATGGGCGGGATTGGCCGCTGGATGTTCAAGCAGATGATGAAGCAGCACAACGTCACGCCTCTACCTGAACTTCGAAAAATGGCCGTTGATATGGGTGTAAAGCTCCTGGCCTGTCAGATGAGCATGGAAGTGATGGGCATCCGCCGGGAGGACCTCATTGACGAAGTGAGCGATGTAGTGGGGGCCGCAACCTTTATCGCCGAGGCAAATAAATCGCATATAACTTTG
- a CDS encoding DUF362 domain-containing protein — translation MTPLLSSCGKSPRKISFPEEPISPSSPTLPQSPAPARVALVRTTDRVEGVRRALALFGTPRVDGKEVLLKPNFNSADPAPGSTHNDVLRTLVEAIWESGARSITVADRSGMGKTRQVMERKGIFAIASELGFRVLVLDELGPEDWVPVKPPGSHWSRGFLFARPILEADVVIQTCCLKTHRYGGHFTLSLKNSVGMVAEYGPDGYDYMAELHSSPHQRKMIAEINVAYQPALIVLDGVEAFVTGGPERGKRVRTGVILAGADRVAIDAAGVAILRLFGTTPEVERGPIFSQEQIARAVELGLGVSRPEDIQFLTDDPPSAEFAEQIQEMLAK, via the coding sequence ATGACTCCGTTGCTTAGCTCTTGCGGGAAAAGCCCTCGGAAGATAAGCTTCCCAGAAGAACCGATTTCTCCCTCTTCCCCAACTCTTCCTCAAAGCCCAGCTCCCGCACGAGTAGCACTGGTCCGAACCACCGATCGTGTTGAAGGAGTCCGTCGTGCTCTGGCGCTTTTCGGAACGCCCAGAGTTGATGGGAAGGAGGTGCTCCTCAAGCCCAATTTCAACAGCGCGGACCCAGCTCCCGGTTCAACCCATAACGATGTCTTACGCACTCTCGTGGAAGCCATCTGGGAGAGTGGCGCCCGCTCTATTACCGTTGCCGACCGCAGTGGAATGGGTAAAACCCGCCAGGTAATGGAGCGCAAGGGGATATTTGCCATTGCATCCGAGCTGGGATTCAGAGTGCTGGTTTTGGATGAACTTGGCCCGGAAGACTGGGTGCCCGTTAAGCCTCCTGGAAGCCACTGGTCACGAGGTTTCCTTTTCGCTCGCCCCATTCTGGAAGCCGACGTTGTCATTCAGACCTGCTGTCTTAAAACTCACCGCTATGGTGGTCATTTCACGCTTTCCCTCAAAAATTCCGTAGGCATGGTGGCAGAGTATGGGCCAGATGGCTACGATTATATGGCCGAGCTGCACAGTTCCCCGCATCAACGAAAAATGATAGCCGAAATAAACGTAGCTTATCAGCCTGCCCTGATTGTGCTGGACGGTGTAGAGGCTTTCGTCACTGGCGGACCTGAGCGGGGAAAACGGGTAAGGACAGGAGTGATTCTGGCAGGAGCCGATCGAGTTGCAATAGATGCAGCGGGGGTGGCAATCCTCCGGCTCTTCGGGACAACGCCGGAAGTGGAGCGAGGGCCGATATTTTCTCAGGAACAGATAGCCCGTGCTGTTGAGCTGGGGTTGGGGGTATCCCGCCCTGAAGATATCCAGTTCCTTACCGATGATCCTCCCAGCGCTGAGTTCGCCGAACAAATCCAGGAAATGCTGGCAAAATGA
- a CDS encoding metalloregulator ArsR/SmtB family transcription factor, producing the protein MAITDELQREIVLLHAQICQGLADPKRILILYALADGPRCVTELTEILGFPQPTISHHLKILRERGLVVARQEGPVIRYALADKRVLQALNLLREVLRDRLTQQAHLLQQV; encoded by the coding sequence ATGGCCATTACGGATGAGCTTCAGCGGGAAATCGTCCTGCTGCATGCTCAAATTTGCCAGGGGCTGGCGGATCCTAAGCGCATTCTAATCCTTTACGCCCTCGCTGATGGCCCCCGTTGCGTAACAGAGCTGACGGAAATCCTTGGCTTCCCCCAGCCTACTATCTCCCATCATCTTAAAATTCTGCGCGAGCGCGGCTTAGTGGTTGCCAGACAGGAAGGTCCCGTTATCCGTTATGCCCTGGCTGATAAGCGAGTCCTTCAGGCTTTGAACCTTTTACGGGAAGTATTGCGAGATAGGCTGACTCAACAGGCCCATCTCCTCCAGCAGGTTTAG